The Leptospira paudalimensis region CGGGCTAAGTTCTTTTTTTGCCTGCCGTCATGGTCATGAAGATCAAGTCCCTTCTTGGATCTATGTTTATGAGAGAGACTTGCTTCCTCCCTTCTTCGTTTCAGTTCGGCATCCAGTTTTTTACGTTCCGTTTTTGCAATTTCCCAATTGTGAATCCTTTCTTCTGCTTCTCTTTCTATTTCTTTTTTGCCTTCGGAATAATTTCCTGGCCGCTGGGAAAAGAAATTTTTTTCTAAAAATACACAAGAGGTAACAATCTCATCTAACAAAGACCTGTCGTGGCTGATGAGGATTCCAATCCCTTGGTAATACAAAATGGCATTTCGAATGATTTGCTCAGTTTTGGAATCCAGATGATTTGTGGGTTCATCTAAAATCAATACATCCGAATTTTTTGACAAAGCCATTGCCAAAAGAATCCTTCGTTTTTCACCAAAACTGAGAAACTCATAGTCCTCTACCGATTGCATTTTGATTTCGAGTAAACTCTTCCAAAATCCGGACTCTTTGGAATCATCGTAAAGAAAATCAGTTAGTTCCTTCTCTGAAACTTCTGTTCCTTGCGAGATAGAACAAACAAATTCGTTTCCCAAAACGAACCCTTTGTCGGGAAGGATTTCTTTAGCAATGATTTTAGCTAAAGTGGATTTTCCACTTCCGTTTTTTCCGACAATCCCTGTCCAACCTTTCGAAAAATGAAGGTTTAGGTTTTGGAATAGTGGTTCAGACTGTGATTCGTATTGGTATGATACATTTTGAATGGTGATATGATGGGACATACGACAAGCTCCTGTTTTTCCAAATAGGGAATAGGTAAGCATGTCTCGTCCTAAAGAGATTAGGAGAAGTGTGGATTTAGTATTTTATTTTGCTTACCTATTTGATTTAAGCCGCAATCTCATGGGAGTATACCTCTACTACGTTTGTTAGACTGATAAAATATAATAAAGTTGTCAATAGTTATTTCCCTTTGGCCATTAAGAATTTTTCCATAAACTCAGTGATGTCCCGAATGTTACGGTTAATCATCTTACGAAGTTCGGGAGGAATATTTTGTGATTTGATGACTCGGTAATAGTTCAAAGCATTTTTTAACATCTTACGACGAGCAAACTCTTGAGCCTTCATTAACATTGGTTTGTATTTATAATAGGAGTATTCCATAATCGAATAATTCTTCGACAAACGGAATGCATGTGGGATCTTTCCAAAGTCATAAGTCAGCGTTAAAAAAGGTGCATCATCTGCTTCGGGAGGTTTTAGTTCCAAAACCCCGTGGATGATTTTTTCTGGTTCCTCTTCTGTGGCTTTTTCAGCCATTTCATCCAGAGGGATGGGGGATTCTTCCTCTGCGATCTCTCCCAAATCCCCGTCGACAATTTCAATGTCAGGGCCGTCTACATCATCAAAAAACGGACCTTCTGTTTCCCCTTCCTCTTCTTTTCGTTTGCGATCCCGAAATACTTCGTCTGCATCTGGTAAACCAATCTTGATATCGTCTGCAACGAGTGGCCTATTGGTAAGCTCCACCTGAATTGGCATATCTGTTTCAATGATGGTTTCCGACTTATGTTTGTTAGGATCAACTGCTTCTGGGAGATCCACCTTCGAAGAAATTAATTCATCAGTTTGTGGGTCAACGGGATCTGGGAGTTCGAGCTCTTTACGTAAAGAATCTGTAGTATCTTGGAACCAATTCGGTTCTTCTTCTGATGACTTTCGTT contains the following coding sequences:
- a CDS encoding ATP-binding cassette domain-containing protein codes for the protein MSHHITIQNVSYQYESQSEPLFQNLNLHFSKGWTGIVGKNGSGKSTLAKIIAKEILPDKGFVLGNEFVCSISQGTEVSEKELTDFLYDDSKESGFWKSLLEIKMQSVEDYEFLSFGEKRRILLAMALSKNSDVLILDEPTNHLDSKTEQIIRNAILYYQGIGILISHDRSLLDEIVTSCVFLEKNFFSQRPGNYSEGKKEIEREAEERIHNWEIAKTERKKLDAELKRRREEASLSHKHRSKKGLDLHDHDGRQKKNLARVTGKDGQAGRLKNQIERRTEHSKLKERQIWDKLPEKENLGILWNSVPSKRSTLFMFDGESLSMDILSLSLASHLVILPDSKIAITGSNGAGKSTLLRYLVKTFQEKGISYLYLPQEFSKNELNILLWEFQNLPDEKKAKVLSGIHRLGSDPKRFSESESLSPGEGKKLYLALHLEKSPEVLLLDEPTNHLDLKSLEALETSLAKLGSALVVVSHDRRFVETLAKEEWCLENLSLVQKHLDRI